The genome window CGGGGCTCCGGGAAGCCTACGAGACCGGTCGCGGGCACATCACCGTCCGGGGCCGGGTCTCGATCGAGGAGGCCCGCGGGGGCCGCAAGCTCATCGTCGTCACGGAGATCCCGTACAACGTCAACAAGACCAACCTCATCGAGCGGATCGCCGAGCTCGTCAAGAACGAGCAGATTACGGGCATCAGCGACGTGCGCGACCTGTCCAGCCGGGAGGGGATGCGCATCGAGGTGGAGCTGCGCAAGGGCGAGGACGCCGAGGTCATCCTCAATCAGCTCTACGCGCTGACGCCGCTGCAGGAGACCTTTTCGATCATCATGATCGCGCTCGTCCACGGGCGGCCGCAGACGCTCTCGCTCAAGCAGATGCTTCTGGCGTACCTCGAGCACCGCAAGGACGTCATCCGGCGGCGCACGCGGTTCCTCCTGGAACAGGCCGAGCGCGAGGCGCACCTCCTCGAGGGGCTCGTCAAGGCGCTCGACGTGATCGACGAGGTCATCGCCCTGATCAAGCGCTCCGCCTCGCCGGAGGCGGCCCAGAAGGGCCTGGTCGAGGAATTCGGGTTCACCCCGCCGCAGGCCGAGGCGATCCTGCGGATGACGCTCTCCAAGCTCACCAATCTCGAGCGGGAAAAGCTCCTGCGCGACCTCGAGGAGCTGCGCGAGAAAATCGCCGAGTACAAGGCGATTCTCGCGGACGAAGCGCTCGTCTACGACATCATCCGCGAGGACCTTTACGAGCTGCGCAAGACGTCGGACCGCCGCCGCACCGAAATCTCGCAAGAAGAGGTGGGCGCCTTCGACAAGGAGGAGCTGATCGCGGAAGAGGATGTCGTCGTGGTCCTCTCGCACCTGGGGTACATCAAGCGGGTTCCGATGACGAGCTACCGCAAGCAGCGCCGCGGCGGCAAGGGCCTGATCGGGGCCGACGTCAAGGAGAAGGACTTCATCGAGCGGATCTTCATCGCCTCGACGCACGACTACATCCTCTTCTTCACGCAGGACGGGAGGGTCCGCTGGCAGAAGGTCTACGACCTGCCGGCGCTGGAACGGACGGCGCGGGGGAAGCCCCTTTCGGCGATCCTGGGGCTCAAGGAAGGGGAGCGGGTGGCCGCCACCGTCGCGGTCCAGAGCTTCGAGAAGGGCTACCTCGTGATGGCCACGGAGCGGGGCCTCGTCAAAAAGACGGAGCTTGCCGAATACGGCAACCCGCGCCCCAGCGGCATCATCGCCATCAAGCTCGAGGAAGGCGACCGCCTCATCGGCGCGGCGGTGACGTCCGGGGAGAACGAGGTGATGCTCGGCACGGCCGAGGGGATGGCGATCCGGTTCCACGAGAAGGACCTGCGGCCGATGGGCCGGGCCACGATCGGCGTCTACGGGATCGACCTCGAGCCCGGCGACCGCGTGGTGGACATGGTGATTCCGAAACCGGGCGAATCGATCCTGACCGCGTGCGAGAACGGCTACGGCAAGCGTTCGGCGCTGGAGGACTACCGTCTCCAGTCCCGGGGCGGCAAGGGCGTCATCAACATCCGCACCACGGAGCGCAACGGGCGCGTCGTGGGAATGAAGGCCGTCACCGACGACGACGACCTCATCATGATCTCCCAGAACGGGATCGTCGTGCGGATCGCCGTGCGGGACATCCGGATCATGGGCCGCGCCACGCAGGGGGTGCGGTTCCTGCGCCTGGAGCCGGGCGACAAGCTCGTCTCGATCGCCCGCGTGGCCAAGGAAGAGGAGGGCGAGGAATCGCCCATCGCGCGCGTCGAGGTTCCCCCGCCCGAGGAAAACGGAGGCGGCGAGTCCGCCGAGGAGCCGCCCGCGGGGTCGGCCCCCGGGGCGCCCGCGTGAATCGCCGGAGGGGGCGGTTGGGTTCGGAAGATGGGTCGGGAGTTCCGTCAGGGAGGTGAGGCATGGGCGAAGAGAAGAAAAAGAAGGGCGGCCTGCTCAAGAAGGTGGTGACGGTTCTGATCCTGGCGGCCGCCGTGGTCGGGGGAAGCGCCGTTCTGGCCAAAGCCACCGACAATCCGGGGCTGAACCTCTGGACCCGGATCGTCGGCGCCGTGCAGCGCTGAGGGCCCCCGGGCGCCGCCGCGAAGGGGCTTCCGCGGCGTCCCCGTTTGTGTTTCAATCCGGGGCATGACGTCCGGCCCGGAGCTGGCGGAGCGGCTGCGCTGGTTCGTCCGCCTGAGGTGGTGGGCGGTCGGCGGGATCGTCCTGGCGGCCGTCCTTGTGGCCGCGCTGGGAATGGGGGTCTCGTGGCCCATCCTGCTGGCCTTGGCCGGCCTTCTCGGGGGGCTCAACGTCGCCTTCGGGCTGCTCGCGCGCCGCGGCGCGCCGCCCCTGGCCCTGGCCTGGTGGCAGGTGGTGGTGGATCTGGCGATCCTCACCCTGGCCCTCCACGTGGCCGGCGGCATCGACAACCCTTTCGTCTTCTTCTACGTCTTCCACGTCATCATCGCCGCCATCCTCCTGCCCCGGCGCACGTCGTACGTCGTGGCGGCGCTGGCCTCGCTGTTCTATGTCGCCATGGCGGTTCTGGAGCACGGGGAACTCGTGCCCCACGCGGATCTGGGGCTGGGCGGCTGGCGCGATCCCCGCGCGGTGGCCGCCTCGTCGCTCGTCCTGGCCTCGACGCTCTTCATCGCCACGTATCTCGCCTCGACCATCATGGAGGGCCTGCGCCGCAAGGACGAGGAGATGCGCCGCTTCCACGAACGGCTGCTTCAGACCGAAAAGCTCGCCGGGCTGGGGCAGCTCGCCGCCGGAATCGCCCACGAGCTCAACACGCCGCTCGCCTCGATCGCCGGCTACGCCGAGGAGCTGGCGGAGCTTTCGCGCGGCAACGGAGAGAAGATCGTCCGGTACACCGACGTCATCCGGTCGCAGACCGAACGCTGCCGCGCCATCACGCGGAGCCTTCTCAACTTCGCCCGCAAGAGCGAGTTCCGCCTCCAGCCCGTGGACGTCAATGCCCTTCTTCGCGAGGCGATCGACTATCTGCGGTTCAAGAAGCGCCAGGAGCGCCTGGAGATCGTGACGGAGCTGGGACCGGCGCCTCCGGTGCAGGCGGACCCCGGCCAGCTTCTGCAGGTTTTTCTTTCGGTCCTCGTCAACGCGGCCGACGCCGTGGAGCCGGAGGGCGGCACGATCCGGGTGGAAAGCTCCGGCGGCCGGGACGTGCGCGTCCGGATCGCCGACACCGGCTGCGGCATCCCGCCGGAGAATCTCAAGAAGATCTTCGAGCCCTTCTTCACGACCAAGGGACCGGGCCAGGGGACCGGCCTGGGGCTTTCCCTGAGCTACGGGATCGTCCGCCAGCTCGGCGGCTCGATCGAGGTGCGCAGCGAGGTGGGGCAGGGGACCGAGGTGCTGATCGTGCTGCCGGCGGGCGAGCCGGCGCGGGAGCGCTGAAGAGCCATGGACAAGCCGGCCGTTCTCGTGGTCGACGACGACGAGAGCTTCCGCCAGCTCGTGGCCGACCGTCTGGCGCGGACGGGCCACCGCGTGGTGGCCGCGGCCGGGGGCGCCCAGGCGCTGTCGCTCCTGGACGGCGTGGACGTGGCGCTCGTGGACCTGCTCATGCCCGGGATGGACGGCCTGGCGCTTCTGCGGCGCATCCGCGAGGCGCGCCCCGACGTGGCCGTGGTGATCCTGACGGGGCACGGGACGGTCGAGACCGCCGTCGAGGCCATGAAGGCCGGGGCGGCGGATTATCTTCAGAAGCCCTGCTCGCTGGCGGAGGTGGAGCTCCGGGTCGCGCAGGCCGTGCAGCGGCGGCGTCTCGAGCGCGAGAACGTCCAGCTCCGCGCGACCTTGCGTCACGAGCGGGGGGCGGCGGAGATCGTCGGGACGAGCCCGGCCATGCGGCGCGTCATGGAGCTGATCCGAAAGGTGAAGGACAGCGCCTCGCCCGTCCTCATCCAGGGCGAAAGCGGCACCGGCAAGGAGCTCGTCGCGCGGGCTCTGCATTTCGACAGCGTCCGGCGCGATTTCCCCTTCGTGGCGGTCAACTGCGCCACGCTGCAGGAGAACCTCCTGGAAAGCGAGCTTTTCGGCCACCGGGCGGGCGCGTTCACGGGGGCCGCCGCCGACAAGCGGGGCCTCCTCGAGATCGCCGACCGCGGAACCCTGTTCGTCGACGAAATCGCCGAGACCCATCCCAACGTGCAGGCCAAGCTGCTGCGCGTCCTCGAGACGGGCGAGTTTCGCCCCGTGGGCGACGTGCGCGAGCGCAAGGCGGACGTGCGGCTGGTGGCGGCCACGAACAAGGATCTGCGGGCCGAGGTCGCCCGCGGCCGCTTCCGCGAGGATCTTTTCTACCGGCTCGACGTCGTCACGATTCTTCTGCCGCCCCTGCGGGAGCGCAAGGAGGACATTCCGCTCCTGGCGCGGCACTACCTCCTGCGGCGGGGCCGGACGATCTCGGACGGGGCGGTCGCCGCCCTCCTGGCCCACGACTGGCCGGGCAACGTCCGGGAGCTTTTCAACGTCCTGGAGCGCGCCGTCCTCTTCGACCCGTCCGGAAGGATCGAGTCCGTGGAGATCCCCTCCGCCGCCGCCCGCCCCGCGCCTCGCGGCGGCACGCTCGAGGAGATCGAGATCGCCCACATCCGCCGGGTGCTCGAGAGCGTCCAGTGGAACGTCTCGCGCGCGGCCGAGATCCTGGGGATGTCCCGCCGGAGCCTCCACCGCAAGATCAACCAGTACAACCTGCACCGCCACGGCGGAGCGTGATCGTCGGGGTTGCCGCCCCCCGGCGGCTTTTCCTATCATCATCGCGTGCATCGACGCAGGGAGGGACCTTCCATGGCACGCCGGCTGATTCCGCTGCTCTGGCCGCTTCTGACGGGCTGCTTCATCTTCACGAGCGTGGACGTCAACCTCGCGCCGCGCCTGCGCCGCTACGTGGAGCGCACGGTGTCGGAGGCGCCGGACGCGGAAGGCAAGATCGCCCTCATCGAAATCGAGGGGGTCATCGCGGACGAGGCGGAGGCGGGCCTCCTTCAGGCGAGGGACTCCCTTCTCGTCTCCGTGGTCGAGAAGCTCAGGAAGGCGGAGGAGGATCCGGAAGTGAAGGCGGTGGTCCTGCGCGTGGACAGCCCCGGCGGCGGGGTCACCGCGAGCGACATCCTCCACCGGGAGATCCGCGAGTTCAAGGCGCGCAAGAAGGTGCCCGTCGTGGCGATGCTCATGGATCTGGCCGCCTCGGGCGGGTACTACGTGGCGGTGGCGGGCGACCGCATCGTGGCCCATCCCACCACCGTCACGGGCTCCATCGGCGTCGTCGCGCTGCACGTGTCGCTGGCGGGACTGCTCGAGAAAATCGGCGTCCGCGTGGAAACGCTCAAGAGCGGGCCGCTCAAGGACATGGTTTCGCCCTTCCGGGGGCTGGGAGACGAAGAGCGGCGCGTGCTGCAGCGGCTCATCGACCAGATGCACGAGCGGTTTGTGGCCGTCGTGACCGAAGGCCGCAAGGGGCTCCTCACCGAGGCGGAGGTCCGTCGGGTGGCCGACGGGCGGATCCTGAGCGCGCCCCAGGCGATGGAAGCGCGGCTCGTGGATCGCGTGGGCTATCTCGAGCAGGCGCTCGAGGAGGCGCGCGGGATGGCCGGGATCCGCGCCGCCCGGGTCGTCATGTACAGCCGCGATCCGCAGGCCGCGGAGAACGTTTACTCGCAGCCCCGGGCGCACGCGGAACCGGCCTTCGGAAGCCTGGAATGGGCCCGCGGATTCCTCGGCGTGCGGCTCTATTATCTCTGGGAGCCGTATCTTCTGGGACGCTGAGGCCGGAGGTCCTTCCCCGGCGGCGGTCCTGGACTATACTTTCACGGGGCTGCGGGGCGCAGGGCGAGAGGGGGGAACGCATGAGCTTCTTGGACCGTCTGCGGGGCGGGTCGGGATCGGCCCGCGCCGGACTGAATCCCATCGTTCAGAAGGTTCCGCTGCCGGCGGCGCCGCCGCGTCCCTCGCAGGCGCGTCCCGCGGCCAGGCCCGCCCCGCCGGCGGCTGTTTCTCCGCCCGTGCGGGACGCGGCGCCGGAGACGTCGGGTTCGCCTCCCCCGCCGCCTTCCGAAGCCCTTTCTCATTTCCGCCGCGGGCTTCTGTACCAGGCGGCCGGCGATCATGCGCGGGCGGTCGAGGAATTCAATCGGGCTCTTGCGCAGGATCCGGCGGCCGCCGAAGCGTACGCGAGCCGGGGCATCTCGCGCGAGTTTCTCGGCGACCTGGCCGGAGCGCGGGCGGATTATGCGCGGTCGATCGAATTGGAAGTGAAGGCGGAGATTCGACGCCAAGCCCGAGCGGTCGAAGACGTCCCTCCCTGATCGAGTGAGACATTCTGGCGCACTCCGCGTCCGAATGACCCCTCGATGCCCCCGGCCACGTCCGCTTTTCTTTCGGCACGTCCTTTGCTCCTTCCGTCCGGCGTTTTCCTTGACCCCCTCCGGGGGGCTCTCTATAGTAGCGGGCGCTTCACGCCCGAGAGGACGGCTTGACCGACGATCGCGAGCTCCGCCAGAAGATCGCCGCCGAGGCGCAGACCGGGTCGGCCTTGGATGCGGGCCCGGGCGTGCGGGCCTTTCAGTTTTTCCTCGTGCCTCTCCTGATCGTCGCGGTTTGCGTGGGGGTGGTGGCGGGGATGACCTACCTCGTGTCGAACCCGCGTCCGGCGGCGGAATGGCTCAAGGACATCCGGGACGGGGGACCCAACACGCGCCCGCATGCGGCCCTTCAGCTGGCGCAGGCGCTGAGGCGGATGAAGGAGCCGGATCCGTCGCTGACGCCCGGAATCATCGAGGTCTATCGTTCCAGTCGTCCGGACGAGACGGAGCTTCGGCGCTATCTGGTGAACTGTCTGGGGACGCTCCGGGATCCGAAGGCGTCCCCTTTCCTGTTGGAGCGGGTCCGGGAGGAGAAGGATCTCGAGCTGCGGGCGGCATGTCTGGACGCGCTCGGGGCGGTCAAGGATCCCGAGACGCTGCCGGAACTCGTCAAATTGCTTGACGATCCGGACGGCGTCGTTAGAAAATACGCCGCCTTCAACGCGGGCGCCGTGGCGGAGCGCGCGCCGGATCGGTCCGGCGCCGTCGAAGCGCTGCGCCGGAAACTTTCGGACCCGCGGCCGGACGTGGGCTGGAACGCGGCGCTGGCGCTGGCTTACTTCCTGGAAGACGGCTCGGGGACGGACACCTTGAAGAAGATGCTCGACCGGGCGTATCTCCGGGAGACGATCGACCCGAAGGATCCGAACGCGGAGATTCTGGCGGCGCGGGTCCTGGTCGGAGCCTGCAACGCGGCCGCGCGCCTTCGGGACGCGAGCTTCCTGCCGCTTCTGCGCCGGCTGGCGGACGACCGCCGGGAGCCGGATCCCGACGTGCGGTTTATCGCCCATCAGGCGATCCAAAAGATCGAATCGAGGTGAGCGCGCGATGGCCGAGGAACAGTTCACGGGCGATCAGGTGAAGGATCTTCGCCGCAAGGTCCCGGAGCCCTACAGCCTCGTGGCGGACTATCCGCCCAAGATCACGCGGCGGAGTTTTTTCATGTCGTGGGCGGGGGCGGCCTGGACCGCCTTCGGCGCCGCGTCGGGCGTGGGGACGCTGGCGATGCTGCGGTACATGATGCCGAACGTTCTTTTCGAGCCGCCGCAGGTCTTCAAGGCAGGCAAGCCCGAGGACTACGAGTGGGACAAGCCGGATGAGCGCTTCAAGCAGGACAAGAAGACCTGGATCGTGAAGCTCTCGAAGGACTATAACGGCCGCCAGAAGGTGCTCGTGGCGCTGGACACCACCTGCACCCACCTGGGCTGCACGCCGAACGTGCTTTTCAGCGAAAGCAAGATCAAGTGCCCCTGCCACGGCTCGGGCTTCCGGTTCACGGGCATCAATTTCGAAGGGCCGGCGCCGCGTCCCCTGGAGCGGTACGCCGTTTCGATCGATCCGATCGACGGACAGATCGTCGTGGACAAGAACCGGAAGTTCCAGCAGGAAAAGGGGCAGTGGGAGGACAAGGCTTCCTTCATCGATCTTTCCACGGCATAGCGGCATGGCGAAGAAGGGCGACGTCGGGCGAATCTGGGATTACATCGTCAACACGCAGGTGTGGCGCTCCATCATGCGCCACGGCTACCCGGACACCCCCCGGAACCGTTCGCTGGCGATCATGTCGAACGTGTTCCTGCATCTGCACCCCATCCGGCTGCGCAAGAGCGGCCTGCGGGTGCGGTACACGTGGTGCATGGGAGGGCTGACCTTTTTCCTCTTCCTCGTCGAGACGATCACCGGGCTGCTCCTGATGTTCTACTACCGCCCCACGGCGGAATACGCCTACCACGACATCGTGTACCTGCGGGCGGACGTGGCGCTGGGGACGATGCGCGAGATTCACCGGTGGGGCGCGCACGCGATGGTGATCACGATCTGGCTGCACATGATGCGTGTGTTTCTCACCGGCGCCTACAAGCCGCCCCGGGAGTTCAACTGGGGCGTGGGGGTGGTGCTTCTGGTGATCACGCTGCTGCTTTCGTTCACCGGATACCTCCTCCCGTGGGACCAGCTGGCCATGTGGGCGATTACGGTGGGGACGAACATGGCGCGGGCGACCCCGCTTCTGGGCCATGAGGGTCCGGGCGCCGCGCTCATCAAGGTCGGCGACATCGGCGTGGTGCACATGGCCAGCGACGTCCGGTTCGGCCTTCTGGCCGGACGGTTCGTGGGACCGCCGGCGATCCTGCGGTTCTACGTGCTGCACTGCGTGGGGTTCCCGCTGATCGCGGCGTTCTTGATCGCGGTTCACTTCTGGCGGGTGCGCAAGGACGGCGGCATCTCGGGCCCGCTGTAGGGCGGGCTTTTTTCGGGGGAGCCGAGGGGACGGCGAACGATGCACGTGCTGGCGGCGGTGGCGGCGGGCGGCGGAGGAGGGGGATTCCTCCCCGAAGGGTTCAAGGACTGGCTCAACCACCTTTTCAACCCCGTCGTCTATACCCTCCTGAGCATCGTGCTGTTCGTGCTCATGATGGTGGGCTATCGCGTCTGGACGCGCCCCAAGGTCGCCCTCGGGATCCTCATCGCCGTCGCCCTCTTCTTCGTGGTGGCCTTTCCGGACATGAACTTCCGGAAGATCGTCACGAAGCCCGACAACGTTCCCATCGTCGCGCTCATCTTCGTGCTGGGCTTCTTCACGTGGTGGGCGCTGCGCCAGGCCGCGATCAACGACGAGCGGATCGAAAAGGGCCTGCCGCCTCAGGAAGCCCTGGAATCCAACGACCGCGTCCTGAGCTGGCCCGACCTGGTCTACACGGAACTCATCTGCTCCGTGATCTTCACGGTCGTGCTCGTGCTGTGGGGCGTGTTCCTGGACGCCCCCCTCGAGGAGCCCGCCAACCCCGGAAAGACCCCGAACCCCTCGAAGGCGCCCTGGTACTTCCTGGGGCTTCAGGAAATGCTCGTCTACTTCGACCCCTGGATCGCGGGCGTGGTGCTGCCCACGATGATCATCACGGGGCTCATCATCATCCCCTACTGCGACCGGAATCCCAAGGGCGTGGGGTATTACACCCTCAAGGAACGCCCCTTCGCCGTCTGGACCTTCATGTTCGGCTTCCTCATCCTCTGGGTGTCCCTCATCATCATGGGCACGTTCCTGCGCGGGCCTAACTGGGAGTTTTTCGGTCCCTTCGAGGCGTGGGACGTCCACAAGGTGAGCCCGCTTTCGAACGTGAACCTGTCGGAGTATTTCTGGGTCAAGTGGCTCGGACAGCCTCTTCCCAACAACATTTTCATGCGCGAGGCGCCGGGCTTCGTGCTGGTCCTGGGTTACCTGTTCGTTCTGCCGCCCGTTCTGGCCTTCACCGTGTTCCGGGGCCTTTACCGGCAGATCGGATTCATCCGGTATAACCTCGTCATCCTCCACCTCCTCGTCATGGTGGGGATGGTCATCAAGATGGTTCTCCGCTGGACGGTGAACCTGAAATACGTCGTGTTCATCCCCGAGTGGTTCTTCAACATCTGATATGGCCGACGCCGCCAAGCCCGACGCCCCCGTGAAGCACGAGCCCCCCAAGGAGCTCGAAGGGAAGGCCCAGGTCCAGAAGTTCATGGGCCGTCCCAAGAGAACTCCCGCGGACCAGGCGGAGTACTTCTACGACGTCAAGGTCACCCATATCGTCTTCTTCGCCGCTTCGCTCGGCCTGCTGGCGTCGTTCCTCCTCATGTTCCGCAAGGACCACGCCCGGCCCTGGAAGGAGTACCAGCGCCAGTTCGCCGAGATGGATTTCGAGAAGCTCTGGTTCGAAATGAACGAGCTGCGCAAGGCGGAGGCGGCTCACGACCAGAAGAAGCGCGAGCTCGAACGCCAGATCGAGGCTTTCCTCAAGATCGTCCGCGGCCGCACGGTTCCGGTCACGCTTTTCGACCCTCAGGCCGCCGAGAAAGTCGCGCGGCTCAAGTCCGCGCCGACCGTCACGGTCCTCGTCGACGAGGAGAAAAAGAAGCTCCTTCTGGCCGAGCAGGAAAAGATCCGCGGGGAGCACTACGACAAGCAGCAGCTTTTCAACTTCGCCAAGGACGAGCTGGGGGCCGTCCGGTACCGCTTCGAGGAAGCGAGCCGCCATTACGAGGAGGCCCGGAAGTCCGGCGACGCCCGGCTTCCCGAGCACGAGCGCGCCTATCTCGAGGCCAAGAAGGCCTGGGAGGCGGTGAACGCCAAGGTGGATCTCCGCAAACGCGAGTTCGACGAGGTGGACGCGCTGAAGACCTTCTACGAGGACTTCGTGACGGCCCTGGAGAGCCGCTCGGTGCCGGGACTCTGGGAGGGGCGCCCGTCCCTGGCGGAGCTGCAGAAAGAGATCGCCCTCATCACCCGCGACCTGGAAGACAAGCGCACGCGCTTCCAGAAGGAACGCCCCAGCTTCGCCAACCGGGTGCGCAACCTTCCCATGCTGGACTTCTTCGCCCCGCAGTACAAGGTCCAGCAGGTGATCCTCCCCGACCTCAAGGATCAGCTCAACTTCACGCGCGTCGACAAGGTGGACCGCTGCCATACCTGCCACGTGGGCATCGCCAATCCCGTCTACGAGGTGCGCATCCATCGTTCGGCGGAGAAGGAGGAGGACCGGTACGTTTTCAAGGATCCCTTCCTTCGGGAGTTCGTGGCCCACGCGCGGGGCCTCAGGGACGGCCGGCCCTTCGAGCCGAAGGACTGCAAGGTCTGCGACCCGGAAGGGCGCAAGAACGCGGAAATGGCCGCCCCGCTTACGCCCCACGGCTCCTGGGATTCGGACGACGCGATCCGGTTCACGAAAGCCTTCATGGCCCATCCGCGCCTGGACCTGTACGTGGCCGATTCCTCCCGCCACCCGATGCAGCGGTTCGGCTGCACGATCTGCCACGAGGGAGACGGACGGGACACGGACTTCACGCGCGTCGTTCACACGCCCGACGACCGCCAGGAAGCGGCCGCCTGGCGCCGCCGGCACGGCACTCCCTTCGGCGAGGAACGCTACAACTGGAACTACCGGGAGCTGTGGGATCTCCCGATGATCCCCTCGAAGTTCGTCCAGGCGTCGTGCCGGCGCTGCCACGTGGATGCCGTGGAGCTGGACGGGGCGGAGAAG of Planctomycetota bacterium contains these proteins:
- a CDS encoding ATP-binding protein, yielding MTSGPELAERLRWFVRLRWWAVGGIVLAAVLVAALGMGVSWPILLALAGLLGGLNVAFGLLARRGAPPLALAWWQVVVDLAILTLALHVAGGIDNPFVFFYVFHVIIAAILLPRRTSYVVAALASLFYVAMAVLEHGELVPHADLGLGGWRDPRAVAASSLVLASTLFIATYLASTIMEGLRRKDEEMRRFHERLLQTEKLAGLGQLAAGIAHELNTPLASIAGYAEELAELSRGNGEKIVRYTDVIRSQTERCRAITRSLLNFARKSEFRLQPVDVNALLREAIDYLRFKKRQERLEIVTELGPAPPVQADPGQLLQVFLSVLVNAADAVEPEGGTIRVESSGGRDVRVRIADTGCGIPPENLKKIFEPFFTTKGPGQGTGLGLSLSYGIVRQLGGSIEVRSEVGQGTEVLIVLPAGEPARER
- a CDS encoding sigma-54 dependent transcriptional regulator, which codes for MDKPAVLVVDDDESFRQLVADRLARTGHRVVAAAGGAQALSLLDGVDVALVDLLMPGMDGLALLRRIREARPDVAVVILTGHGTVETAVEAMKAGAADYLQKPCSLAEVELRVAQAVQRRRLERENVQLRATLRHERGAAEIVGTSPAMRRVMELIRKVKDSASPVLIQGESGTGKELVARALHFDSVRRDFPFVAVNCATLQENLLESELFGHRAGAFTGAAADKRGLLEIADRGTLFVDEIAETHPNVQAKLLRVLETGEFRPVGDVRERKADVRLVAATNKDLRAEVARGRFREDLFYRLDVVTILLPPLRERKEDIPLLARHYLLRRGRTISDGAVAALLAHDWPGNVRELFNVLERAVLFDPSGRIESVEIPSAAARPAPRGGTLEEIEIAHIRRVLESVQWNVSRAAEILGMSRRSLHRKINQYNLHRHGGA
- a CDS encoding tetratricopeptide repeat protein, with product MSFLDRLRGGSGSARAGLNPIVQKVPLPAAPPRPSQARPAARPAPPAAVSPPVRDAAPETSGSPPPPPSEALSHFRRGLLYQAAGDHARAVEEFNRALAQDPAAAEAYASRGISREFLGDLAGARADYARSIELEVKAEIRRQARAVEDVPP
- a CDS encoding HEAT repeat domain-containing protein: MTDDRELRQKIAAEAQTGSALDAGPGVRAFQFFLVPLLIVAVCVGVVAGMTYLVSNPRPAAEWLKDIRDGGPNTRPHAALQLAQALRRMKEPDPSLTPGIIEVYRSSRPDETELRRYLVNCLGTLRDPKASPFLLERVREEKDLELRAACLDALGAVKDPETLPELVKLLDDPDGVVRKYAAFNAGAVAERAPDRSGAVEALRRKLSDPRPDVGWNAALALAYFLEDGSGTDTLKKMLDRAYLRETIDPKDPNAEILAARVLVGACNAAARLRDASFLPLLRRLADDRREPDPDVRFIAHQAIQKIESR
- a CDS encoding ubiquinol-cytochrome c reductase iron-sulfur subunit, with product MAEEQFTGDQVKDLRRKVPEPYSLVADYPPKITRRSFFMSWAGAAWTAFGAASGVGTLAMLRYMMPNVLFEPPQVFKAGKPEDYEWDKPDERFKQDKKTWIVKLSKDYNGRQKVLVALDTTCTHLGCTPNVLFSESKIKCPCHGSGFRFTGINFEGPAPRPLERYAVSIDPIDGQIVVDKNRKFQQEKGQWEDKASFIDLSTA
- the sppA gene encoding signal peptide peptidase SppA; this translates as MARRLIPLLWPLLTGCFIFTSVDVNLAPRLRRYVERTVSEAPDAEGKIALIEIEGVIADEAEAGLLQARDSLLVSVVEKLRKAEEDPEVKAVVLRVDSPGGGVTASDILHREIREFKARKKVPVVAMLMDLAASGGYYVAVAGDRIVAHPTTVTGSIGVVALHVSLAGLLEKIGVRVETLKSGPLKDMVSPFRGLGDEERRVLQRLIDQMHERFVAVVTEGRKGLLTEAEVRRVADGRILSAPQAMEARLVDRVGYLEQALEEARGMAGIRAARVVMYSRDPQAAENVYSQPRAHAEPAFGSLEWARGFLGVRLYYLWEPYLLGR
- the gyrA gene encoding DNA topoisomerase (ATP-hydrolyzing) subunit A, coding for MPEDRKDPQPPAPGGTIVPALVEEEMKDSYLNYAMSVIVSRALPDVRDGLKPSQRRILYAMNELGLGPRAKFRKCATIVGETMGKYHPHGDAAIYPTLVRLAQDFATRYLLVQGQGNFGTIDGDPPAAMRYTEARMTEYAVQMLEDIDKATVDFVPNFDERYEEPVVLPSKFPNLLCNGAVGIAVGMATSIPPHNLAEVCDALIHLIAHPEAPLADLVKFIPGPDFPTGGIVCGTAGLREAYETGRGHITVRGRVSIEEARGGRKLIVVTEIPYNVNKTNLIERIAELVKNEQITGISDVRDLSSREGMRIEVELRKGEDAEVILNQLYALTPLQETFSIIMIALVHGRPQTLSLKQMLLAYLEHRKDVIRRRTRFLLEQAEREAHLLEGLVKALDVIDEVIALIKRSASPEAAQKGLVEEFGFTPPQAEAILRMTLSKLTNLEREKLLRDLEELREKIAEYKAILADEALVYDIIREDLYELRKTSDRRRTEISQEEVGAFDKEELIAEEDVVVVLSHLGYIKRVPMTSYRKQRRGGKGLIGADVKEKDFIERIFIASTHDYILFFTQDGRVRWQKVYDLPALERTARGKPLSAILGLKEGERVAATVAVQSFEKGYLVMATERGLVKKTELAEYGNPRPSGIIAIKLEEGDRLIGAAVTSGENEVMLGTAEGMAIRFHEKDLRPMGRATIGVYGIDLEPGDRVVDMVIPKPGESILTACENGYGKRSALEDYRLQSRGGKGVINIRTTERNGRVVGMKAVTDDDDLIMISQNGIVVRIAVRDIRIMGRATQGVRFLRLEPGDKLVSIARVAKEEEGEESPIARVEVPPPEENGGGESAEEPPAGSAPGAPA
- a CDS encoding cytochrome b N-terminal domain-containing protein produces the protein MAKKGDVGRIWDYIVNTQVWRSIMRHGYPDTPRNRSLAIMSNVFLHLHPIRLRKSGLRVRYTWCMGGLTFFLFLVETITGLLLMFYYRPTAEYAYHDIVYLRADVALGTMREIHRWGAHAMVITIWLHMMRVFLTGAYKPPREFNWGVGVVLLVITLLLSFTGYLLPWDQLAMWAITVGTNMARATPLLGHEGPGAALIKVGDIGVVHMASDVRFGLLAGRFVGPPAILRFYVLHCVGFPLIAAFLIAVHFWRVRKDGGISGPL